The following coding sequences are from one Bacteroidales bacterium window:
- a CDS encoding RNA polymerase sigma factor: protein MTFTEAFEAYHQQAFRLAYRILGSREEAEDAVQDVFLTIWRLWGKYDQKRNFKSWMMKILVNRCIDRLRHQKNLFFDTTENPGTVKTTIARESTPDQVLENQQLADYVKSLSALLPPKQKVVFVLRDLENYEMEEIAILTGMPMNIIKQHLYLARKFIRERMRKQ from the coding sequence ATGACGTTTACCGAGGCATTTGAAGCATATCATCAGCAGGCTTTCAGGCTGGCATACAGAATCCTCGGGAGTCGTGAAGAAGCAGAAGATGCCGTACAGGATGTGTTTCTTACCATCTGGAGGTTATGGGGAAAATATGATCAGAAGAGGAATTTTAAGAGCTGGATGATGAAAATACTTGTCAACCGTTGCATTGACAGGTTGAGACACCAAAAAAATCTGTTCTTTGACACCACAGAAAACCCTGGTACAGTGAAAACCACAATTGCGAGAGAAAGTACTCCTGATCAGGTACTGGAAAACCAGCAGTTGGCTGACTATGTTAAAAGTCTTTCTGCTCTGCTTCCTCCGAAACAGAAAGTTGTATTTGTGCTGCGCGATTTGGAAAACTATGAAATGGAAGAAATTGCCATTCTGACCGGTATGCCGATGAACATCATCAAACAGCATTTATACCTGGCCAGGAAATTTATCAGGGAAAGAATGAGGAAGCAATAA
- a CDS encoding TetR/AcrR family transcriptional regulator, giving the protein MSEEYLSILERTSCLYKKYGIKSVTMDDVSRELGISKKTLYQYFADKEELVTKIIDHEIELRNREFDKVFASNLNAIDELFEVNRLMMNMLKEYSPATEYDLKKYYPALFERIHQIKSRRMYELVLQNMKKGKEQGIYRQEMNEEVIAKMHVTRIMNMPENSMFSREELFSPSVIMEAFVYHIRGIANQKGLEILEQNLKKLNESNKQQII; this is encoded by the coding sequence ATGAGCGAAGAATATCTATCCATCCTGGAACGAACCAGTTGCCTGTACAAAAAATACGGCATCAAAAGCGTCACAATGGACGACGTGTCGCGCGAACTTGGCATTTCCAAAAAAACTCTCTATCAGTATTTTGCTGACAAGGAAGAATTGGTTACCAAAATAATCGATCATGAAATTGAACTCCGTAACAGGGAATTCGATAAGGTCTTTGCCAGCAATTTAAATGCCATTGACGAGCTTTTTGAAGTTAACCGGCTGATGATGAACATGCTCAAAGAATACAGCCCGGCTACCGAATACGATCTGAAAAAGTACTATCCTGCTCTTTTTGAGCGCATTCATCAGATCAAAAGCCGCCGTATGTATGAACTCGTCCTCCAAAACATGAAAAAAGGAAAAGAGCAGGGGATCTACCGCCAGGAGATGAACGAAGAAGTTATTGCGAAAATGCACGTAACCCGAATAATGAACATGCCTGAAAATTCCATGTTTTCGCGGGAAGAGCTTTTTTCACCCTCAGTAATCATGGAAGCATTTGTCTATCATATCCGGGGAATTGCCAATCAGAAAGGATTGGAAATCCTCGAACAAAATCTGAAAAAACTGAACGAAAGCAATAAACAACAAATAATATGA
- a CDS encoding efflux RND transporter periplasmic adaptor subunit, with translation MKTKIFIAFLALAMVACSGNKQSQLNKLKQKQEKLTQQIQKLEAELNQQADTAVTIQPKLVRIAEVQPVSFNHFIEVQGKLDGDENVGVAAQALGKIVEIYVRQGQNVSTGQLLAKLDDAVLQQQLKQMETNLQMVTELYEKQKRLWEQNVGSEVQYLQAKTNKESLEKSIAALKDQIKMMAITSPVNGTVEDISVRIGQVVSPGVPLIRVVNFSKLKVVADVSETYSSKVNPGDRAKVYFPDLKTEIETKISFVSRYINPVNRTFTVEASVEKPIPGLKANMVAVLKINDYSNPKALVLSSNLINKDQNGNFVYVVASNSAPKARKIYIQTGVTYNGMIEITGGIEPGTKVITVGYQNLRDGDPVQY, from the coding sequence ATGAAAACAAAAATTTTCATCGCTTTTTTGGCGCTTGCCATGGTGGCATGTTCGGGAAACAAACAGAGCCAGTTGAATAAACTGAAACAGAAACAGGAAAAACTTACTCAACAGATTCAGAAGCTGGAAGCAGAGCTGAATCAACAAGCCGATACGGCGGTTACTATTCAGCCAAAGCTGGTCCGTATTGCGGAAGTTCAACCAGTTTCTTTTAACCATTTCATTGAAGTACAGGGTAAACTCGATGGAGATGAAAATGTGGGTGTAGCAGCCCAGGCGCTCGGTAAAATAGTGGAAATTTATGTTCGGCAGGGCCAGAATGTTTCCACAGGTCAGTTGCTGGCCAAACTCGACGATGCAGTGCTTCAGCAGCAATTGAAGCAGATGGAAACCAACTTGCAGATGGTGACTGAACTCTACGAAAAACAAAAAAGGCTCTGGGAACAGAACGTTGGCTCCGAGGTGCAGTATCTCCAGGCAAAAACCAACAAGGAATCGCTTGAAAAATCCATCGCTGCCCTCAAAGACCAGATTAAAATGATGGCTATTACTTCTCCTGTCAATGGAACCGTTGAAGATATATCCGTCAGAATCGGCCAGGTAGTCAGCCCGGGCGTTCCGCTCATTCGGGTTGTCAATTTCTCCAAACTCAAGGTCGTGGCCGATGTCTCTGAAACCTATTCCAGCAAAGTCAATCCGGGCGACAGGGCAAAGGTTTATTTCCCTGATCTGAAGACAGAAATAGAAACCAAAATTTCTTTTGTAAGCCGGTATATCAACCCGGTTAACCGCACCTTTACGGTTGAAGCATCGGTCGAAAAACCTATCCCTGGCCTTAAAGCCAATATGGTAGCTGTACTGAAAATCAACGACTATTCCAACCCGAAAGCGTTGGTTCTCTCGTCCAATCTCATTAACAAAGACCAAAACGGCAATTTTGTCTATGTTGTCGCTTCCAATTCTGCTCCGAAGGCCAGGAAAATCTACATTCAAACCGGAGTGACTTATAACGGAATGATTGAAATTACCGGTGGAATTGAACCCGGAACAAAGGTCATCACTGTCGGATACCAGAATCTGCGCGACGGAGATCCTGTTCAGTATTAA
- a CDS encoding DEAD/DEAH box helicase, producing the protein MSLREKEENRTSPVERKLIFAITEHEALGMLIEGFVVEITRFRQFSLSSRRVSSFTAKDYIGTLTEGERQILSIIDQYSDEEILKRFGKRFNKPSEFYNSMPEEVFQEHIRPYIDRRIARVLQIMAGWNMVVYRKGKRREPVNEHPLKINPVPAEVIFHFSKTDDGIEYRLAVTSGGKEIPITGKPWRIISTKPCWIVCDDSVMTVDERVDGNKLLPFFTKDFIHISAAAESKYFETFVLNAVRNFKVIAKGFTIDDITDFQQVFLTLEQLPDGFPGLALSFGYASAEVFCGETAHTMVRLLKDEHGYHYLRVIRNQAKEDEVAGWLKAKGLTKHLGGYFRVEASVLAEESFQVSELIEWINLNTAELNEKGIIIRQKGNYQYFTGTIRISQSMLIKSDWFDLKIMVHFGDISIPFIKLRQNILSGNREFLLPDGTIAVLPKEWFSKYRDLVQLGNPGTDSFRVRKCHLHLLDESITGEKIPVAERMKEGLKSLSLNEVRIPKGIEAQLRPYQLAGFQWLNVLQELGLGGCLADDMGLGKTLQALAILADSKGKKSVLHIEKTGGPGQQLDLFGSQNNAGEVEAITSLIVMPLSLIWNWENEIRKFAPRLNVYKHIGVGRITSPDDFYRYDIILTTYGIVRNDLELLKKCEFRYIILDESQAIKNPFSKIFRAVRQLHSRYKLVLTGTPIENSLTDLWAQMTFLNEGILGNLAYFRNEFLVPIEKNRDPEKEEKLKKIIAPFILRRTKEMVAQDLPSLTEQVYYCEMDDDQRQIYETRKSEIRNVLIESITKSGIEKSRFIILKGLMELRLLANHPVLLPWSPESSSGKFEEVMRSVENIIAEGHKVLVFSSFVRHLNVFARAFEKEGWKYVMLTGQTHSADRMTIVKKFQEDGETPIFLMTMKAGGVGINLTAADYVFILDPWWNPAVENQAIARAHRIGQEKKVMAYKFITRDTIEEKILNLQQHKSDLAELFVRRNDPLQFITKETIVKLTE; encoded by the coding sequence ATGAGTCTGAGAGAAAAGGAAGAGAATAGAACGTCTCCCGTTGAGCGGAAGCTGATTTTTGCCATTACCGAGCATGAGGCGCTGGGCATGCTGATTGAGGGTTTTGTTGTAGAAATAACCAGGTTCCGGCAGTTTAGTCTTTCGAGCCGCCGGGTCAGCAGTTTTACCGCGAAGGATTACATAGGTACGTTAACTGAAGGAGAACGGCAAATACTGAGCATCATTGACCAGTATTCAGATGAAGAAATTCTGAAACGATTCGGAAAGCGGTTTAACAAACCTTCCGAGTTTTACAATTCAATGCCTGAAGAAGTTTTTCAGGAGCATATACGACCCTATATTGACCGCCGCATAGCCAGGGTGCTTCAGATCATGGCAGGTTGGAATATGGTTGTTTACCGAAAGGGAAAAAGACGGGAGCCGGTGAATGAGCATCCGTTAAAAATTAATCCTGTACCGGCTGAAGTGATTTTCCATTTCAGTAAAACCGATGATGGAATAGAATACAGGCTTGCGGTGACATCAGGCGGAAAAGAAATTCCGATTACGGGAAAACCATGGAGAATCATCAGCACAAAGCCCTGCTGGATAGTGTGTGATGACAGTGTGATGACCGTGGATGAGCGGGTTGACGGGAACAAGCTTCTGCCCTTCTTTACGAAGGATTTCATTCATATTTCTGCTGCGGCTGAAAGTAAATACTTTGAAACCTTTGTACTGAATGCTGTAAGGAATTTCAAAGTAATTGCCAAAGGGTTTACGATTGATGATATTACAGATTTTCAGCAGGTTTTTCTGACCCTGGAACAGTTGCCTGACGGGTTTCCGGGCCTTGCCCTTTCGTTTGGTTACGCATCAGCGGAAGTATTCTGCGGGGAAACCGCCCATACGATGGTAAGACTTTTGAAGGACGAACACGGATACCATTATTTGCGTGTTATCAGGAACCAGGCAAAAGAAGATGAGGTGGCCGGATGGCTGAAAGCGAAAGGGCTTACCAAGCATCTGGGAGGATATTTCCGGGTAGAAGCCAGCGTATTGGCTGAAGAGAGTTTTCAGGTATCGGAACTGATCGAATGGATTAACCTGAATACGGCAGAGCTGAATGAAAAAGGCATCATCATCCGGCAGAAGGGAAACTACCAGTATTTTACCGGCACCATACGGATATCCCAGTCAATGCTCATCAAATCCGACTGGTTTGATTTGAAGATCATGGTTCATTTTGGAGATATTTCCATACCGTTCATAAAGTTAAGGCAAAATATACTGAGCGGGAACAGGGAATTTCTTCTGCCTGACGGAACAATTGCAGTTCTGCCAAAGGAATGGTTTTCAAAATACCGGGATCTTGTTCAATTAGGCAATCCGGGAACTGATTCATTCAGGGTGCGAAAATGCCATCTCCATTTGCTGGACGAGAGCATAACAGGTGAAAAGATACCTGTTGCAGAAAGGATGAAGGAAGGGCTAAAGAGCTTATCCCTTAATGAGGTTCGCATACCAAAAGGCATAGAAGCACAGCTGAGACCTTATCAGCTGGCCGGTTTCCAATGGCTGAATGTTTTGCAGGAACTGGGATTAGGGGGTTGTCTGGCAGATGATATGGGCCTTGGGAAAACATTACAGGCTCTGGCTATACTGGCCGACAGCAAAGGGAAAAAGAGTGTATTGCACATTGAAAAGACCGGAGGACCGGGGCAGCAGCTGGATCTGTTCGGAAGCCAGAACAATGCGGGTGAGGTAGAGGCTATTACTTCGCTTATCGTAATGCCTTTGTCACTTATCTGGAACTGGGAAAATGAAATAAGGAAATTTGCCCCGCGTCTCAACGTATATAAGCATATTGGCGTGGGACGAATAACCAGCCCGGACGATTTTTACCGGTACGACATCATTCTGACAACTTACGGAATTGTAAGAAATGATCTTGAACTCCTGAAGAAATGCGAATTCAGGTATATTATTCTGGATGAAAGCCAGGCGATTAAGAATCCTTTTTCAAAGATTTTCAGGGCGGTGAGGCAGTTGCACTCCCGGTACAAGCTGGTTCTTACCGGTACTCCGATCGAAAATTCCCTTACCGATTTATGGGCGCAGATGACTTTTCTTAATGAAGGAATTCTCGGGAATCTTGCCTATTTCAGAAATGAGTTTCTGGTGCCTATTGAGAAGAACCGGGATCCGGAGAAAGAAGAAAAGCTAAAGAAGATTATAGCTCCTTTCATTTTAAGGCGCACCAAGGAAATGGTGGCACAGGACCTGCCTTCACTCACAGAGCAGGTTTATTACTGCGAGATGGATGATGATCAGAGGCAGATTTACGAGACCAGAAAGTCAGAGATCCGGAATGTTCTGATCGAAAGTATTACGAAAAGCGGGATTGAAAAGTCGCGTTTTATCATTCTTAAGGGTTTGATGGAACTTCGTTTGCTGGCCAATCATCCAGTGCTTTTGCCATGGTCACCGGAAAGTTCATCGGGAAAATTTGAGGAAGTGATGCGCAGTGTGGAGAATATCATAGCGGAGGGGCACAAGGTACTGGTTTTTTCTTCTTTTGTACGGCATCTGAATGTTTTTGCCAGAGCCTTTGAAAAGGAGGGCTGGAAGTATGTTATGCTGACGGGACAGACGCATTCAGCAGACAGAATGACCATAGTGAAGAAGTTTCAGGAGGACGGGGAGACGCCGATATTTCTTATGACCATGAAGGCAGGGGGTGTGGGAATTAATCTGACAGCAGCCGATTATGTTTTTATTCTGGATCCCTGGTGGAACCCTGCTGTTGAAAATCAGGCCATAGCCCGTGCACACAGAATCGGGCAGGAAAAAAAGGTTATGGCATACAAATTTATCACCCGTGATACGATTGAGGAAAAAATCCTTAACCTTCAGCAACACAAGTCTGACCTGGCTGAGCTTTTTGTCCGCCGGAATGATCCGCTTCAGTTTATAACCAAAGAGACAATTGTAAAACTGACGGAATAG
- a CDS encoding TolC family protein — translation MKCMKIWLLILFTLMPWLAEAQDTISASDGKAMKFSLKEAQDYALQNSPAVKSASIDLESARKKIWETTAIGLPQVTATGNYQYIFKVPEFSFGGFYDYRLLPDGTPITKGDLLSTYQPGQPVKLGVQQNFTWNITVNQLIFSGEYIVGLQASRTFKELSERNLLKTKNETKEAVAKAYYMILTGEENLSILRQSLQLIDKTLNDVTAMFKQGFVEETDVDQIKINKLNLENLVNSVTEQVQIAYRLLKFQMGLDVNQPIELTDKLDELIAQGNFKLWSQDEFDVQKNIDMKIMQTNEALSMLNLQREKSKFLPSVSAFYQHQEQLKKPQFNFTIPDIAGVGISWPLFTSGGRNSKVAQARLALEKTTIGKNQVRDGLLIDFEQSRNTYNKALNDYLTLKENLNLSDKIYRKTLLKYSQGMASGMELTQAQNQFLTTESNYYNAVLSLFNAQAKLEKLLETN, via the coding sequence ATGAAGTGCATGAAAATTTGGTTATTGATTCTTTTTACCTTGATGCCATGGCTTGCTGAAGCTCAGGATACGATTTCCGCATCCGATGGCAAAGCCATGAAATTCTCTCTGAAAGAAGCACAGGACTATGCATTGCAAAATAGTCCTGCAGTGAAGAGTGCTTCCATTGACCTGGAATCGGCAAGGAAAAAAATCTGGGAAACCACAGCCATTGGGCTTCCCCAGGTTACCGCAACCGGAAATTATCAATACATATTCAAGGTTCCGGAATTTTCATTTGGCGGATTTTACGATTATCGCCTCCTCCCCGATGGTACTCCGATCACAAAGGGCGATCTTCTGAGCACCTATCAGCCTGGACAGCCTGTAAAACTGGGCGTTCAACAGAATTTTACCTGGAACATAACTGTGAACCAGTTGATTTTCAGCGGAGAATATATTGTAGGACTTCAGGCTTCGCGTACCTTCAAGGAACTCTCCGAACGCAACCTTCTGAAAACAAAAAACGAAACCAAAGAGGCTGTCGCCAAAGCCTATTATATGATACTGACCGGTGAGGAAAACCTTTCCATCCTCCGTCAAAGCCTTCAGCTGATCGATAAAACCCTCAATGATGTTACAGCTATGTTTAAACAGGGCTTTGTGGAGGAAACCGACGTGGACCAGATAAAAATCAATAAACTGAACCTCGAAAATCTGGTCAATTCAGTGACGGAACAGGTTCAGATAGCTTACAGGCTTCTTAAGTTCCAGATGGGCCTTGATGTCAATCAACCCATTGAACTGACCGACAAACTGGATGAGCTGATCGCACAGGGGAACTTCAAACTCTGGTCGCAGGATGAATTCGACGTACAGAAAAACATCGACATGAAAATCATGCAGACCAATGAGGCTCTTTCGATGCTAAACCTGCAACGCGAAAAATCTAAGTTTCTTCCGTCTGTCAGCGCCTTTTACCAGCATCAGGAGCAATTGAAAAAACCCCAGTTCAATTTCACTATACCCGACATTGCCGGTGTAGGCATCAGCTGGCCATTGTTTACCAGTGGCGGCAGAAATTCCAAAGTTGCCCAGGCCCGGCTTGCATTGGAAAAGACCACCATCGGCAAAAATCAGGTACGCGACGGCCTTCTGATCGACTTCGAACAGTCCAGAAATACCTATAACAAAGCGCTTAATGATTATCTTACACTGAAAGAAAATCTGAACCTTTCAGATAAAATTTATCGTAAAACACTCCTTAAATACAGTCAGGGCATGGCTTCCGGCATGGAACTCACACAGGCCCAAAATCAGTTCCTTACAACGGAATCGAACTATTACAACGCCGTTCTCTCTCTCTTTAATGCCCAGGCAAAACTGGAAAAACTTCTTGAAACCAATTAA